One genomic region from Bufo bufo chromosome 3, aBufBuf1.1, whole genome shotgun sequence encodes:
- the LOC120993918 gene encoding uncharacterized protein LOC120993918: protein MSSHAPKAGPIQDTQQPESVGVITQEALTQLNQALQTVTTLLGASNMEAPRSVSPHIPLDRHIRVRVKSPVQYVSHESGESACESDSDVGKHVSYSLPSRQVFTHKEDQGPRRPSYAEVVSRKKNYQYSEKDQNSSSIIKFLNTTVSKFSKKGSSQIANHLELYESTMDSLKLYSDADRIRFLPWAFDDKYRHYFTSFRERGIQDWPSVLHEVKLEFGPYRTITAAKRDIYKLTCRPNQSPREFLSILKNAYGLAYRSPNWESEEFKQLFYDAMPTQIKLSLARDLDIEAPLDRLVTAATTLYNISECHETGERRFKKSPEQNIAEAKVNPSLGFETQPRKYSQSTGPVQQTQQQQVRPKQTKPQNPNGSEGDNSGAGRSNYRPYYNNGPQYRSYYNRDSQGYRRWNNRPRQQREDRQEPLNSPRSRSPTNNQGASQNQNMRKPNSTPDPKIGAREEVSNVLFVLQSNRVDPCDHASIPECDPIIPASSHESAVNCDIIQFSPRVGADAAPPTSPDTVIGLAMESEYYTFGFQNDVIGLIPDEYLTEEQVIVTGNLMSSPRDSEGRKTGSKRKHLSCYDCSALLEDSCPYSREVTKVT from the exons ATGTCATCACATGCTCCTAAAGCAGGCCCCATCCAAGACACTcagcaacctgaaagtgttggtGTGATAACACAGGAGGCATTAACCCAATTGAACCAGGCATTGCAAACTGTAACCACCTTACTAGGTGCCAGTAATatggaagcccctagaagtgTCTCTCCTCATATTCCCTTGGATAGACATATTAGggttagggttaaatcacctgtgcaATATGTGTCTCATGAGAGTGGGGAAAGCGCATGTGAGTCTGATAGTGATGTGGGAAAGCATGTATCTTACTCCCTGCCAAGCAGACAGGTGTTTACCCACAAAGAGGATCAGGGTCCCAGGCGACcatcatatgctgaggtggtctctagGAAGAAAAATTACCAATATTCAGAAAAGGATCAAAATTCatccagcataattaagtttttaaaTACCACTGTGTCCAAGTTCtctaagaaaggttcttctcagatagcgaatcacttagaactgtatgaatccactatggattctttaaaattatactctgatgctgacagaatcagattccttccatgggcatttgatgataaatatcgtcattactttacctcttttagggagagaggaattcaagattggccaagtgttttgcatgaaGTTAAACTGGAATTCGGACCTTACCGaaccattactgctgcaaaacgagacatatataagcttacatgtaggcccaatcaaagtccccgtgaattcctctctatccttaaaaatgcctatgggttagcatatagatccccaaactgggaatctgaagagtttaagcagttgttctatgatgctatgccaacccagatcaaacttagcctagccagagatctggatattgaagctcccttggataggttggtgacggctgccaccacgctgtataatatcagtgaatgccatgaaacaggtgagagaagatttaaaaaatccccagagcaaaatatagctgaagctaaggtaaaccctagcttgggatttgaaacacagccacgtAAGTATTCTCAGTctacaggtcctgtccaacaaacccagcaacaacaggtaagACCCAAGCAAACCAAGCCCCAAAATCCCAACGGGTCAGAGGGGGATAATTCTGGtgctgggaggtctaactaccgtccataTTACAATAATGGTCCCCAATATAGGTCCTATTACAATAGGGATTCCCAGGGTTACAGACGCTGgaataacaggcccagacaacagagggaagataggcaggaacccTTAAACTCACCTAGGAGTAGGTCACCCACCAATAATCAGGGCGCCTCACAAAACCAAAATATGCGcaaaccaaacag TACCCCTGACCCTAAGATTGGGGCCAGGGAGGAGGTGTCTAATGTTTTATTTGTCTTACAGTCTAATCGTGTCGATCCCTGCGACCATGCGTCTATTCCAGAGTGTGATCCCATCATTCCAGCCTCTAGTCATGAATCAGCTGTAAACTGTGATATAATCCAGTTTTCCCCAAGGGTGGGGGCCGATGCTGCTCCTCCAACTTCTCCT GACACCGTAATTGGTTTAGCTATGGAATCAGAATACTACACTTTTGGATTCCAGAATGATGttattggacttattcctgatgaatacctgacggAAGAACAG